In Acaryochloris marina S15, a single genomic region encodes these proteins:
- a CDS encoding valine--tRNA ligase: protein MIATAPSLSSQYDPAATEAKWQENWEANDVFKADPNHGGDPYCIVIPPPNVTGSLHMGHAFEAALIDVLIRYHRMIGDNTLWLPGTDHASIAVHTILEKQLQAEGKTRYDIGRDEFLERAQRWKAESGGRIVHQQRRLGVSVDWTRERFTMDEGLSKAVNKAFVQMHEEGLIYRGNYMVNWCPASQSAVSDQEVENKEVDGHLWHFRYPLSDGSGFVEVATTRPETMLGDTAVAVNPKDERYQDLIGKTIKLPITEREIPVIADELVDPEFGTGCVKVTPAHDPNDFAMGQRHNLPFINILNKDGSLNENGNVFAGLDRFEARKRVIARLEEEGCLVKTEAYRHSVPYSDRGKVPVEPLISTQWFVKTDPLAKRTLAFLDDQQSPEFVPERWTKVYRDWLVNLRDWCISRQLWWGHQIPAWYAISETEGEIREDTPFVVAENAESAQQKAVEQFGSEVQLLQDPDVLDTWFSSGLWPFSTLGWPEETADLSTYYPTATLVTGFDIIFFWVARMTLMAGHFTGEMPFKDVYIHGLVRDENNKKMSKSSNNGIDPLILIDKYGTDALRYTLIREVAGAGQDIRLEYNRKTDESTSVEASRNFANKLWNASRFVLMNLNGHTPEQLGQPAIADLELADRWILSRYHRLVQQTRNQVDAYGLGEASKGLYEFIWGDFCDWYIELVKPRLRQEGTTSQRVAQQTLAYVLEGTLKLFHPFMPHITEEIWQTLTQPTSEQYLASQPYPEAADIQLVTETVPLSSDMADVPVEEAAAAPEPSAAPETESTAQTRDETLEPDPEVHDFSWRDAVHIFGELPAYLGRFLDVNQTVLLWVCVFFLGIISLAVTAAVLGAINHVPLLGSAFELIGLGYSLNFAYRRLLWYDDRQAWVESLQKKKDEILPLLSDPKTLETTAEALGGDLALAEPAAVEPEPHDEDDFIPKNSQPEPNSADFTAWVDPGLEEQFELVIETIRTIRNLRAEASIKPKQPIKVILQSESDRERQILTAGQTYLQDLARVESLSITPAVEGEVKQTIIGVVGTVQVLLPLSGVVDVEILKAKLNKDLKKADAEIRSSSGRLNNANFVEQAPPAVVQGARDTLAEAEKQAEILRDRLERL from the coding sequence ATGATTGCCACCGCTCCGTCCCTATCTAGCCAATATGATCCCGCGGCAACAGAAGCCAAATGGCAAGAAAATTGGGAAGCGAACGACGTATTTAAAGCTGATCCGAACCATGGGGGTGACCCCTACTGCATCGTTATTCCCCCACCGAATGTGACGGGCAGTCTGCATATGGGCCATGCCTTTGAAGCGGCGCTCATTGATGTGCTGATTCGTTACCATCGCATGATTGGTGACAATACCTTGTGGTTACCGGGGACGGACCATGCCAGTATTGCCGTGCACACGATTTTAGAGAAGCAGCTGCAGGCGGAAGGCAAAACCCGCTACGACATTGGCCGCGATGAATTTTTAGAACGGGCTCAGCGCTGGAAAGCTGAATCCGGCGGCAGAATTGTCCATCAGCAGCGACGGTTGGGAGTCTCTGTCGATTGGACCCGTGAGCGGTTCACGATGGATGAAGGACTATCTAAAGCAGTTAACAAAGCCTTTGTGCAAATGCATGAAGAAGGGCTGATTTACCGTGGCAATTATATGGTGAATTGGTGCCCTGCTAGCCAATCTGCGGTCTCCGATCAAGAAGTAGAGAATAAAGAAGTGGATGGCCATCTTTGGCACTTCCGCTATCCCCTCAGCGACGGCTCTGGCTTTGTTGAAGTCGCCACCACTCGCCCAGAGACCATGTTGGGGGATACGGCCGTGGCGGTGAATCCCAAAGATGAACGCTATCAAGACCTGATTGGCAAAACTATTAAGCTGCCGATCACGGAGCGCGAGATTCCGGTGATTGCCGATGAATTAGTAGATCCAGAATTTGGAACGGGTTGCGTCAAAGTTACTCCTGCCCATGATCCCAATGACTTTGCTATGGGGCAGCGGCATAATTTGCCTTTCATTAATATCCTCAATAAAGATGGTTCCCTGAATGAAAATGGCAATGTTTTTGCGGGATTGGATCGGTTTGAAGCCCGTAAACGGGTGATTGCTCGCTTGGAAGAAGAGGGCTGTTTGGTGAAAACAGAAGCGTATCGTCATAGCGTTCCCTATAGCGATCGCGGCAAGGTACCGGTTGAACCCTTGATCTCAACTCAATGGTTTGTGAAAACGGACCCCTTAGCTAAACGGACCTTGGCATTCTTAGATGACCAGCAATCGCCAGAATTTGTCCCTGAGCGCTGGACCAAGGTGTATCGGGATTGGCTGGTGAATCTTCGAGACTGGTGTATTTCCCGCCAGCTCTGGTGGGGACACCAAATCCCAGCTTGGTATGCCATCAGCGAAACTGAGGGCGAAATTCGAGAAGATACGCCTTTTGTGGTGGCCGAAAATGCAGAGTCAGCGCAGCAAAAAGCGGTGGAACAGTTTGGCTCTGAGGTGCAATTGCTCCAGGATCCAGATGTTTTAGATACCTGGTTTTCGTCGGGATTATGGCCCTTTTCCACCTTGGGCTGGCCGGAGGAAACGGCGGATCTTTCGACCTACTATCCCACCGCCACTTTGGTGACCGGTTTTGACATTATTTTCTTCTGGGTCGCCCGGATGACTTTGATGGCGGGCCACTTTACTGGAGAGATGCCTTTTAAGGATGTCTATATCCATGGCTTGGTGCGGGACGAAAATAATAAAAAAATGTCGAAGTCGTCCAATAACGGGATTGATCCGTTGATCTTGATCGACAAATATGGCACCGATGCCCTCCGCTATACCCTGATCCGAGAGGTGGCTGGTGCAGGGCAAGATATTCGCTTGGAATATAACCGCAAGACGGATGAATCTACTTCTGTAGAAGCTTCTCGTAACTTTGCTAATAAGTTATGGAATGCCTCTCGATTTGTGTTGATGAATCTGAATGGGCACACTCCCGAGCAGCTTGGGCAGCCTGCTATTGCTGATTTAGAATTGGCGGATCGTTGGATTTTATCCCGATATCATCGCCTGGTGCAGCAAACCCGCAATCAGGTGGATGCCTATGGTTTGGGTGAAGCTTCGAAAGGTCTGTATGAATTTATTTGGGGTGATTTCTGTGACTGGTATATCGAACTGGTGAAGCCCCGACTGCGTCAGGAAGGTACTACTTCCCAGCGTGTGGCCCAGCAAACCCTTGCCTATGTATTAGAGGGAACGCTGAAGCTCTTTCATCCGTTTATGCCCCATATTACGGAAGAGATTTGGCAGACCCTGACTCAACCGACCTCAGAACAATATTTAGCCAGTCAGCCCTACCCAGAAGCAGCTGATATTCAATTAGTGACAGAAACGGTGCCGCTTTCTTCAGATATGGCTGATGTTCCTGTAGAAGAGGCAGCGGCAGCTCCTGAGCCATCTGCTGCACCGGAGACAGAATCGACCGCTCAAACGAGGGATGAGACCTTGGAGCCAGACCCTGAAGTTCATGATTTTAGCTGGCGAGATGCCGTCCATATCTTTGGCGAGTTGCCAGCGTACCTCGGCCGTTTTCTAGATGTAAATCAAACGGTCTTACTGTGGGTCTGTGTTTTCTTCCTGGGTATTATCAGTCTTGCAGTTACGGCAGCAGTATTAGGTGCGATTAATCACGTTCCCCTATTAGGCAGCGCCTTTGAATTAATTGGTTTGGGCTATTCTCTGAACTTTGCCTATCGGCGTCTGCTCTGGTATGACGATCGCCAAGCCTGGGTCGAATCCTTGCAAAAGAAGAAAGATGAAATTTTGCCATTGCTGAGTGATCCCAAGACTTTGGAGACAACGGCGGAAGCCTTAGGTGGGGATTTGGCTTTGGCAGAGCCTGCGGCAGTCGAACCAGAGCCCCACGACGAAGATGACTTTATACCTAAAAATTCACAGCCAGAGCCAAATTCCGCTGATTTCACAGCCTGGGTTGATCCGGGGCTAGAAGAGCAGTTTGAGCTAGTCATTGAGACCATTCGCACCATTCGCAACTTACGAGCAGAAGCCAGCATTAAGCCAAAGCAGCCCATTAAAGTGATTTTGCAAAGCGAAAGCGATCGCGAACGACAAATCCTCACAGCCGGTCAAACCTATCTCCAGGATCTGGCGAGAGTAGAGTCTTTGAGCATCACTCCAGCAGTAGAAGGGGAAGTTAAACAA
- a CDS encoding RNA-binding protein, with protein sequence MTVYIGNLSYEVTEDDLTAVFAEYGEVKQVKLPVDRESGRKRGFGFVEMQDEANEDKGIEELDGAEWMGRTLKVNKAKPRTPRPTSSGWGSNQRY encoded by the coding sequence ATGACAGTTTACATCGGTAACCTATCTTATGAGGTTACAGAGGACGATTTGACCGCAGTTTTTGCGGAATATGGGGAGGTCAAACAAGTCAAGCTTCCTGTAGATCGTGAGTCAGGTCGCAAGCGTGGTTTTGGATTCGTAGAAATGCAGGACGAAGCTAACGAAGACAAAGGCATCGAAGAGTTAGATGGTGCTGAGTGGATGGGACGGACTCTAAAGGTCAACAAAGCCAAGCCTCGCACCCCCAGACCGACTAGCAGTGGCTGGGGCAGCAACCAAAGATATTAA
- the rpsU gene encoding 30S ribosomal protein S21 — MTQVVLGDDEQLESALRRFKRKVSRAGIFADMKKNRHFETPAQKRQRKMTARHRERRRMRGRR, encoded by the coding sequence ATGACCCAAGTGGTCCTTGGAGACGATGAGCAATTAGAATCCGCGCTGCGTCGATTTAAACGGAAAGTATCTAGAGCCGGCATCTTTGCCGACATGAAAAAGAACCGCCATTTTGAGACTCCCGCTCAAAAGCGACAGCGGAAAATGACTGCCAGACACCGAGAACGACGTAGAATGCGTGGCCGTAGGTAG
- a CDS encoding peptidylprolyl isomerase, protein MAVAKVGDTVSIHYTGKLDDGSVFDSSLEREPLQFSIGGQQVIPGFEQAVIGMNPGDSKTETIVYDQAYGPRHEDMVVTVLREQIPSDFDLEVGQQLQIKNPEGQVIPVMVSEIIEDQVTLDGNHPLAGEDLTFEIELVSIA, encoded by the coding sequence ATGGCAGTAGCCAAAGTCGGAGATACCGTATCGATTCACTACACGGGAAAGCTGGATGATGGTTCCGTCTTCGATTCTTCCTTAGAGCGTGAGCCTTTGCAGTTTTCCATTGGTGGACAACAAGTCATTCCAGGGTTTGAGCAAGCTGTCATTGGTATGAATCCTGGTGATTCTAAGACTGAGACAATTGTCTACGATCAAGCCTATGGACCCCGCCATGAAGATATGGTGGTTACTGTCCTCCGAGAGCAAATTCCCAGCGATTTCGATTTAGAAGTTGGTCAACAGTTGCAGATCAAAAACCCTGAGGGACAAGTCATTCCGGTGATGGTCAGTGAGATCATTGAAGATCAAGTCACCCTAGATGGCAACCATCCCCTAGCAGGAGAAGATTTAACGTTTGAGATTGAATTGGTCAGCATTGCTTAA
- a CDS encoding retropepsin-like aspartic protease, with protein MALCLWGNLCSMGLAQPIPQVEMAEPVGYQQKERTKTHVDPALVSAIVQLQGLKVPEPRVQGAARLPLFTLPGTSVYTVNAQLQGLPTRWLVDTGASTSMVATPVVEALGLKGKPIPNQRLSFAVAGNDCPNMNATLQQLPPLELGKLQVKELHSLQFANTVIPAELSGVLGMDVLSQFDLHLHPGKATLSLLPPTPLSVDAIAAAVPLEQKLGVMVAQLHINGQGPFRVLLDTAADSTFISEPVAAKLKLDVATLSPIQIRGFCGLENAMRSQLDSVTLHRYQRRNLDVIVLSSSILKVLKVDGILGQNFLRHYQQYWRFNSGGEQGSLLLVPLVTSTSPR; from the coding sequence ATGGCCCTGTGTCTATGGGGGAATCTCTGTAGCATGGGTTTGGCCCAGCCTATTCCCCAAGTGGAGATGGCTGAACCGGTGGGGTATCAGCAAAAGGAGAGGACGAAGACTCACGTGGATCCCGCCCTGGTCTCTGCCATTGTTCAGCTACAAGGACTGAAAGTACCTGAGCCTCGGGTGCAGGGTGCAGCTCGACTGCCCCTGTTCACTTTGCCGGGAACGTCGGTTTATACCGTCAATGCCCAATTGCAGGGGCTGCCCACCCGATGGTTAGTGGATACCGGGGCATCGACCTCGATGGTGGCCACGCCTGTCGTAGAAGCACTGGGCCTCAAAGGGAAACCTATCCCTAATCAACGGTTGTCCTTTGCGGTGGCGGGGAATGACTGTCCTAATATGAATGCGACGCTTCAGCAGTTACCCCCACTAGAACTGGGAAAGCTCCAAGTCAAAGAACTGCATAGTCTCCAGTTTGCCAATACGGTCATTCCCGCAGAATTGTCTGGGGTATTAGGGATGGATGTGCTGAGTCAGTTTGATCTACATCTGCATCCCGGCAAAGCAACCCTGAGTTTATTGCCACCCACGCCATTGTCCGTCGATGCGATCGCAGCTGCAGTTCCCCTAGAGCAAAAACTAGGGGTGATGGTGGCGCAGCTCCACATCAATGGTCAAGGTCCATTTCGGGTATTGTTAGACACGGCTGCGGATAGTACCTTTATTTCTGAGCCGGTGGCGGCAAAACTTAAATTAGATGTAGCGACGTTGAGTCCAATTCAAATTCGAGGGTTTTGTGGCTTGGAAAACGCGATGCGATCGCAACTGGATTCCGTCACCCTCCATCGATATCAGCGACGCAATCTAGATGTGATTGTCTTGTCTTCCAGCATTCTCAAAGTACTAAAAGTAGACGGTATTCTAGGCCAAAACTTCCTTCGCCATTATCAGCAATATTGGCGATTTAATTCAGGTGGAGAGCAAGGCAGCTTGTTACTGGTGCCCCTTGTCACCTCAACGTCTCCCCGCTAA
- a CDS encoding peptidoglycan recognition family protein, translated as MTKSNVFLTLVLSVAAGLITSAFGFWSVTERESASTSAAQKGPAPSGFPAPTPENLPEVESDIVLADPEVVPPTAPLTTAPTPNNPAPIAPPPPVPQRPLTSVSSSYPQPREVKATVHPTNYGQRFVNNAQGQPVQNNWLIVLHETVGSGMSAIRHFQTPHPRDEDQASYHALIFLDGTIVYLVPPENRAFGAGNSVFVGANGPEAVKTNPDLPASVNNFAYHIALETPPDGNHNGPSHRGYSEAQYQSLAWLIARTGVPSQRVTTHAGVDRSGERSDPRSFDFSKFNSMLQQFYARS; from the coding sequence ATGACTAAAAGCAACGTTTTCCTAACCCTGGTGTTATCGGTTGCAGCTGGCCTGATCACCAGTGCCTTCGGTTTCTGGAGTGTGACTGAAAGAGAGTCTGCTTCCACTTCAGCAGCCCAAAAAGGCCCTGCCCCCTCAGGGTTTCCTGCCCCAACACCTGAGAATCTCCCAGAGGTGGAGTCAGATATTGTCCTAGCTGATCCAGAGGTCGTGCCACCGACTGCACCCCTGACAACTGCCCCGACCCCTAATAATCCAGCTCCCATTGCGCCACCGCCTCCTGTTCCCCAGCGTCCCCTGACCAGCGTTTCTTCTTCCTACCCTCAACCTAGAGAAGTTAAAGCCACCGTTCATCCAACCAACTATGGACAACGGTTCGTTAACAACGCTCAAGGACAACCGGTACAAAATAACTGGCTGATCGTTCTCCATGAGACCGTTGGCTCCGGCATGAGTGCCATCCGTCACTTTCAAACCCCTCATCCTCGGGATGAAGATCAAGCCAGTTATCATGCCTTAATTTTTCTCGATGGCACCATCGTCTATCTTGTCCCTCCTGAGAATCGGGCATTTGGTGCAGGCAACTCTGTATTTGTAGGAGCTAATGGTCCTGAAGCCGTTAAAACCAATCCAGACTTACCGGCCTCCGTCAATAACTTTGCCTATCACATTGCCCTGGAGACCCCACCTGACGGGAACCACAACGGCCCCAGTCACAGAGGTTATTCAGAGGCCCAGTACCAATCCCTCGCCTGGTTAATTGCCCGGACAGGTGTTCCCAGCCAGCGCGTCACCACCCATGCAGGCGTTGACCGTTCTGGCGAGCGTTCCGATCCCCGTAGCTTTGACTTCTCTAAATTCAACTCCATGCTCCAGCAGTTCTACGCACGGTCCTAA
- a CDS encoding bifunctional pantoate--beta-alanine ligase/(d)CMP kinase, translated as MDNVPIIRTVSGLRHFLHCFPGNFNEGVSPSSTVIGQIGLVPTMGALHAGHLSLIQQARQENQCVIVSIFVNPLQFAAHEDLTEYPQTLDQDQALCQEQGVNAIFAPSIDTILAENPLTQVIPPASLTENLCGPHRPDHFTGVATIVLKLLNIVQPTRAYFGQKDAQQLTIIKRLVQDLNLDVTVVPCRLIREATGLALSSRNQYLNPQEAQQATILHHSLQAAQHTFQGGSCDRNSVLTTVAQTLAKEPQVEVDYIDLVDPLTLQPLEHITTQGLVAVAARVGSVRLIDNILLDARRPILAMDGPAGAGKSTVTRRCAQALGLQYLDTGAMYRAIAWLALDKQVEVSNTFAIAELVEDCNIELKPHPDPQQPPQVWVNQQEVTQAIRTPEVTSQVSAVAAQPPVREALVKQQQRLGRQGGLIAEGRDIGTHVFPEAGLKIFLTASIEERARRRQQDLKDQNLPSPTQSELEDLIASRDQQDSQREFAPLRKAYDAIEINTDGMTIEQVITQITTLYQERFPAQA; from the coding sequence ATGGACAATGTGCCTATTATTCGAACGGTGTCAGGACTTCGTCATTTCTTGCACTGTTTTCCTGGCAACTTCAATGAAGGAGTAAGCCCTTCCAGCACAGTCATTGGTCAGATCGGTTTGGTACCAACCATGGGGGCGTTGCATGCGGGGCATCTCAGCCTGATTCAGCAGGCTCGCCAAGAAAATCAATGTGTGATTGTCAGCATTTTCGTCAATCCTCTCCAGTTTGCTGCCCATGAAGACCTGACAGAATACCCGCAAACCTTGGATCAAGATCAAGCATTGTGCCAGGAGCAGGGTGTAAATGCTATTTTTGCCCCCTCTATAGACACGATTCTCGCCGAAAATCCCCTCACCCAAGTAATTCCACCGGCCTCCCTCACAGAGAACCTCTGTGGCCCCCATCGCCCCGATCATTTCACAGGGGTAGCGACCATTGTTTTGAAATTGTTGAATATTGTCCAGCCTACTCGGGCCTACTTTGGCCAAAAAGATGCCCAACAGCTGACCATTATTAAGCGTCTTGTCCAGGATTTAAATCTAGATGTCACGGTGGTCCCCTGCAGGCTCATTCGTGAAGCGACAGGCCTGGCCTTGAGTTCTCGCAATCAGTATTTGAATCCTCAAGAAGCACAACAAGCAACCATTTTGCACCATAGCCTGCAAGCGGCTCAACACACTTTTCAGGGGGGGAGTTGCGATCGCAACTCCGTCCTCACTACGGTGGCCCAAACCTTAGCCAAAGAACCCCAAGTTGAGGTGGACTATATCGATCTGGTCGATCCTTTAACTTTGCAGCCTTTAGAGCACATCACTACCCAAGGCCTGGTCGCGGTTGCCGCCCGCGTTGGCTCTGTTCGGCTGATCGACAATATACTTTTGGATGCCCGCAGGCCTATCCTCGCCATGGATGGGCCTGCAGGTGCGGGCAAATCAACGGTCACCCGCCGCTGTGCCCAAGCCTTAGGATTGCAATATCTAGACACAGGAGCCATGTATCGAGCCATAGCCTGGCTGGCCCTAGACAAGCAAGTTGAGGTCTCAAACACGTTTGCGATCGCAGAGCTTGTAGAAGATTGCAATATCGAACTCAAACCCCATCCAGACCCTCAACAACCTCCCCAAGTCTGGGTGAACCAACAGGAGGTCACCCAAGCCATTCGCACCCCAGAAGTGACATCCCAGGTGTCAGCGGTTGCCGCTCAACCCCCAGTTCGAGAAGCCCTCGTCAAACAACAGCAACGTTTAGGTCGCCAGGGTGGCCTGATTGCCGAAGGTCGAGATATTGGCACCCATGTCTTTCCTGAGGCGGGACTCAAAATCTTCTTAACGGCTTCTATTGAAGAACGCGCCCGTCGTCGCCAACAGGATTTAAAGGATCAGAACTTACCCTCCCCAACCCAATCTGAATTAGAAGACCTGATTGCCAGTCGCGATCAACAGGATAGTCAACGAGAATTTGCCCCCCTTCGCAAGGCTTACGATGCCATAGAAATTAACACGGATGGCATGACGATTGAGCAGGTCATCACCCAAATCACGACCCTTTACCAAGAGCGATTTCCAGCCCAAGCATAA
- a CDS encoding pyridoxal phosphate-dependent aminotransferase — protein MKLADRIGQVSSSLTLAISAKAKAMRADGIDVLSFSAGEPDFDTPEHIKAAAKQALDQGKTKYGPAPGEPQLRAAIAHKLQQENRLNFQTENVLVTNGGKQSLYNLMQVLLNPGDEVIIPAPYWLSYPEMVKLAGGVPITLTTDAQTGFKITPAQLQAAITPRTRLLVLNSPSNPTGMVYTPAEISALAEVIVAANLWVVSDEIYERILYDGAEQLSIGAVSEAAFQRTIISNGFAKAYSMTGWRIGYLAGPLELIQAVGRLQSHSTSNVCTFAQYGAIAALEGSQDCVDIMRQAFDQRRRLMFQLLTDIPGVTCPQPQGAFYMFPDISFTGLGSIAFCEALLEQCHVAAVPGVAFGADQCIRLSYATDQTSIEQGIERLAQFITTVSP, from the coding sequence ATGAAACTGGCAGACCGCATTGGTCAGGTGTCTTCATCCTTGACCTTAGCCATCTCAGCAAAAGCAAAAGCAATGCGGGCTGACGGTATTGATGTCTTAAGCTTTAGTGCTGGCGAACCCGATTTTGACACCCCTGAGCACATCAAAGCCGCTGCCAAACAGGCATTAGATCAAGGGAAAACCAAATATGGCCCGGCCCCAGGCGAGCCTCAACTGCGAGCCGCGATTGCCCATAAATTGCAGCAAGAAAATCGCTTAAATTTTCAAACTGAGAATGTGCTGGTGACAAATGGGGGCAAGCAATCCCTCTACAACTTAATGCAGGTTCTCCTCAATCCTGGTGATGAGGTAATCATTCCTGCCCCCTACTGGCTCAGTTATCCCGAGATGGTGAAATTGGCTGGGGGAGTTCCGATCACCTTAACCACCGATGCCCAAACCGGCTTTAAAATCACCCCTGCCCAGCTCCAAGCAGCAATCACACCCCGCACTCGCCTATTAGTCCTCAACTCTCCGTCGAATCCCACGGGGATGGTCTATACCCCTGCTGAAATTTCGGCACTCGCAGAGGTTATTGTCGCCGCCAACCTTTGGGTTGTATCGGACGAAATCTACGAGAGAATTTTATATGATGGCGCTGAACAGCTGAGCATCGGCGCGGTCAGTGAGGCCGCATTTCAACGAACCATTATCAGCAATGGGTTTGCCAAAGCGTATTCGATGACAGGATGGCGGATTGGTTATTTAGCAGGTCCCTTGGAACTCATTCAAGCAGTGGGACGACTGCAAAGCCATAGTACGTCTAATGTTTGTACCTTCGCTCAATATGGTGCCATCGCCGCTCTAGAAGGCTCCCAAGATTGCGTAGACATTATGCGCCAAGCCTTTGATCAACGACGTCGGCTGATGTTTCAGCTCCTGACGGATATTCCTGGTGTGACCTGTCCCCAACCCCAAGGGGCATTTTATATGTTTCCAGATATTAGCTTTACGGGCTTAGGATCCATCGCTTTTTGTGAAGCCTTGCTTGAACAGTGTCATGTAGCAGCTGTTCCCGGCGTCGCCTTCGGGGCCGATCAATGTATTCGGCTGTCCTACGCAACTGATCAAACGAGTATTGAGCAAGGTATAGAACGGCTTGCCCAGTTCATTACGACCGTTAGCCCCTAG
- a CDS encoding FAD-dependent monooxygenase, which translates to MKQLLYLEIPTSDLAAVQTWLHQQTAETLGLSASVLTSTPSGIHISTGPAKLVVFLWQHLNTTYLKVMQWSDQPLSGQQEWIRTFEATLKSVFPYAPKPFPEIDLSQTDIFSALAPYYPLTAKYFQNIPNGEADLQRAYWWEKRWRDTVKLGPQPPKVQPIMHTAPPAEPDSTWDIVIVGGALGALTAAMMARLGYKVALVERIKFGRMNREWNISRSELQTLVDVGLLTAEELETLIAREYKDNFNQFFSGNNPPAARSSVLYTPTVLNVAMDCDRLLQLCGEKLLAAGGQIFECTEFEQAYLEADSVTMQVRDLSTDQVSYMQSRLLIDAMGTASQIAQQINGGQAFDSVCPTIGGVVKDGFAPGVWDQNYGEPLFTNGDTSRGRQLIWEMFPGEGNDITIYLFYYHQISPENPGSLLELFEDFFACLPDYRRCDLDQLEWRKAAFGYIPGRFSRNAQDRLPGCDRILSIGDAASLNSPLIFTGFGSLVRNLPRVTHLLHTALQNNLLSGEALGLVNAYQDNLAATWIFSRGMMAKPQSTLPPYWINAILNAFFGVLSTEPPDQVDDFIKDRGGWLFMTRTILKAGVRMPQIPWWVARAIGLKELLNWVPTYLTFTWTAILAFFFSGWLPQLLQRWQTPLSQRWPHLWLQLLSWCYRLTYGMGKPQLLLRLPPLTDSPSDSEIKVPTSETVSSLSG; encoded by the coding sequence ATGAAACAACTTCTTTACCTGGAAATTCCCACGTCGGATCTAGCAGCCGTTCAAACTTGGTTGCATCAGCAAACCGCAGAAACGCTGGGCTTAAGTGCTAGCGTTCTGACATCCACCCCGTCAGGGATACATATTTCAACAGGTCCCGCGAAACTCGTCGTGTTTCTGTGGCAACATCTCAACACCACCTATCTGAAAGTCATGCAATGGTCTGATCAGCCATTATCAGGACAACAAGAGTGGATCCGTACCTTTGAAGCTACGCTCAAATCCGTTTTCCCCTACGCTCCCAAACCTTTCCCAGAAATTGATCTGTCCCAAACTGATATTTTTTCAGCCTTAGCCCCCTACTACCCATTAACAGCAAAGTACTTCCAAAACATTCCTAATGGTGAGGCAGACTTGCAGCGCGCCTATTGGTGGGAAAAACGCTGGCGAGACACCGTAAAACTCGGCCCCCAACCGCCAAAAGTTCAGCCCATTATGCATACTGCACCACCAGCAGAACCCGATTCAACCTGGGATATTGTGATTGTGGGCGGTGCTCTGGGGGCTTTGACAGCAGCCATGATGGCTCGATTGGGCTACAAAGTGGCCTTAGTGGAGCGGATCAAATTTGGCCGTATGAATCGGGAGTGGAATATTTCTCGCAGTGAACTACAAACCCTAGTTGATGTCGGTTTGTTGACAGCAGAAGAGCTAGAAACGTTAATTGCTCGCGAATACAAAGATAATTTTAATCAGTTTTTTAGTGGCAATAATCCACCTGCAGCTCGGTCTTCCGTTCTCTATACACCAACCGTTCTCAATGTTGCCATGGACTGTGATCGACTGCTGCAGCTTTGTGGGGAAAAACTGTTGGCCGCTGGGGGCCAAATCTTTGAATGCACAGAATTTGAGCAAGCCTATTTAGAAGCAGACTCTGTGACGATGCAGGTGCGAGACTTAAGTACCGATCAAGTGTCTTATATGCAGTCCCGACTGCTGATCGATGCCATGGGTACTGCCTCGCAAATTGCCCAACAGATTAATGGCGGACAGGCCTTTGATAGTGTTTGTCCAACGATTGGTGGTGTGGTTAAAGATGGTTTTGCTCCGGGCGTGTGGGACCAAAATTATGGGGAGCCTCTATTTACCAACGGCGATACCAGTCGTGGTCGCCAGCTGATCTGGGAAATGTTTCCTGGCGAAGGCAACGATATCACCATTTATTTGTTCTATTACCATCAGATTTCCCCAGAGAATCCAGGGTCTTTACTAGAGCTTTTTGAAGATTTCTTTGCCTGTTTACCGGACTATCGCCGCTGCGATTTAGATCAATTGGAATGGCGAAAAGCTGCCTTTGGCTATATTCCAGGACGCTTTAGCCGCAATGCCCAAGATCGGTTACCGGGGTGCGATCGCATCCTCTCCATTGGCGATGCAGCGTCCTTAAATTCTCCCCTGATCTTCACCGGGTTCGGCTCTTTAGTTCGCAACCTACCTCGGGTCACCCATTTATTGCATACTGCCTTACAAAATAACCTCTTATCAGGCGAAGCTCTCGGACTGGTCAATGCCTACCAAGACAACCTAGCCGCCACCTGGATTTTCTCTCGTGGAATGATGGCTAAACCGCAAAGCACCTTACCGCCCTATTGGATTAACGCCATCCTCAATGCTTTCTTTGGCGTTCTCAGTACTGAACCCCCCGATCAAGTCGATGACTTCATCAAAGATCGCGGAGGCTGGCTATTTATGACCCGTACCATTCTGAAAGCGGGCGTGCGCATGCCCCAAATCCCCTGGTGGGTAGCCCGTGCTATTGGCCTGAAAGAACTGCTCAACTGGGTCCCCACTTACCTCACCTTTACCTGGACCGCCATCCTCGCCTTCTTCTTTAGTGGCTGGTTACCCCAGCTTTTACAGCGTTGGCAAACTCCTTTATCTCAACGTTGGCCCCATCTCTGGCTGCAGCTCTTAAGCTGGTGTTACCGGTTAACCTATGGAATGGGTAAACCCCAACTCCTCCTACGTCTACCGCCCCTTACTGATTCTCCATCCGATTCTGAGATCAAAGTGCCCACCAGTGAAACCGTCTCCAGTCTCTCTGGTTAA